The Coccinella septempunctata chromosome 6, icCocSept1.1, whole genome shotgun sequence genome segment GATGTGATATTCTACTGTAATCTATCTATAAGAAACTGTAATGTTTGTATAATTAAGGGAGAATAACTTGAAAACCACTAACTAGTTTGTCGAACGCATGCACCTTGTCCgggtttgaaaaatttcaataggATTTATGGAGTCTATTCGTCATTCAATTCGAGGAAACTCTGTcaattcaaagatatttcaacacGAAAGGCTTCCAAATCACTCCTTGGGAAATTTTCAAGCTTATAAATAACAGGTGCAAGTAACGACGATGTTAGTTGGTATGAAGTATTCCTTATAAATAGACAATATTTAAAATCAGATACAATAATGTAAACAATAATTACGCTGTGTTTGTAAAGAGTTACACCATTTACTTTGAAATGTAGTGGACAAAATTTAAGAGCGAGACTTTCAAGATGTAATATTTCAGTTtgattttctatgaaaatttgtTGATGTgattaataatgaaaataaacactTGAAATTATTATAGCTGGTGGTTTTAATTAATCCGATGTGCCGAAAATATTTAACAAAATTCGTCATCATTGCACTATAATCACTAGATTCTTGTTTTGAAACAATCTGCATTTTAATAGAGATGGTAGATTGGACGcaaaaattcaacaattcatTCAAGATCAAGCCTATCTTTAATTATGAAGTAATATCTCCAGAACCTTGTAGTTTTTTAAAGGTAAGTCCaaattccctattcaaaattttgtgGATAatccaaaaatttgaaataacaaaCTCTGTGGTCAATTGtgaccatagacttataatggAGTATaaaagccatattttcgcgattaagacgcgtgaagcgtctttaagcggtgctattcgagcgaataagtcatgacgtcagtctttaagacgctttaagcggaacctggcggtctgtggagagcgcctgtgtcatagagtcatcttgtctctggcctgtgtcgtcttaagcggaaagagaatatgttgtttatatcgaatttgattttaattcctactagggaagagtgcttttattgccaataatgcagtttctgcattatcatttagaataaataaatatttttcaaataatagccaaagaacagaaattgaaaaattcacaattcgattcgttgtctaatgacaacgacagatgactcaaccatcagcgatattctatttttgcgacaacaaaattaatgacgtcacgcttaaagacgctttaagacatcgattaagacgcttaatcgccaaaatatggctttaTTATTAGTCTATGACTCCGGCCACAAATTTTTCCATAGTTAATCTCTAATCTATGTTCGGCTTCCAAGTTAATATTTTGAGTAAAATAGAGATCACTTCAATGAAATAATCATTTAACtcgaaataatatttatttcatagATGAACAAATACAAATAAAAGTAACATTTTTATGTGTTCCTACAGCACTTAGTGCtatgtgaaaaaatattaatgCAAATGCAAATTGTCAAGAGAATGGGTGATTTTTGAGCAATATAATAATGTAAAAGAGTACGAATCATTATATCACAATAAAAAAGATATAAGGAAAATGActgttttttcataaaatttcgtTCTCTAATGTTGATAAAATCTGTTAAACTCAAAATACTATAAATCCTAAAATATACATAAATCATGTCATACTCAAAAATCACCTTGTACAGAAAATGGCAAAAATAGACAAGCACAAATAGATAATTATTCTTCATTCACTTTGGAGTTTTTATCCTCCTCCAGACCCCCTTTTAGCTGAGATCCTTTAGTATATTGGTCTCCTTCGGAGACATAACGTTTACGCCCTCTAGAAGGCATAGCCTGAATGATCGCTTCAGACAGACATCTAGCTTTGCTACAACGATTAACAAAGCGTTCTAAAATAAAATAGGCACGGGGTACGTCCTTTTCTATATCGGGAAGATCATTATAAATACGTTTAAATCCTCTTTCCATCTCATCCTTTGTGATCAATACTTCTCGGGCAAAAGAACTCAACAGTTGGCAAATAGCTTCTTCTGTGTCTTCTTTGTTAGCTTCTAGGGCCATTATTATAGCTTCATACACAAACTCGTGATGGAAATGTGGAACCTCTAGTTGTTTAAGGCAACGTGCAGCCTCTTCGATGTCTCTAGAGTAAATGTACTCTTTTAGGTCGAGAATCATCCGTTTTGTTATTGATTTGACTGGTCTCAGAGCCCCACCAAATCCCCACACATTGTGCAGTCTGCTCAAGCCGTGCTCCATATTAATAAGCACTTTTGCGTGTTTTAAGGCCGTTTGGAATCTCTCACCGTCACTTTTTTCTAAAGTTTGATCTATAAATTTAGGGGGAATGCATTCATCAGCAATAGCTCTGGCTATGAAGTTACCAATCAATATAGGAGCGTCAGGAATGTCCAGAACAAGATCATCTATATCAGCAAGAATGTTCTCAAAAGCCTTGGTTATAGCCTGCTCATTAATACAGTCGTTTGATAAGTCAGCTATCAAGATTGATGTCAACTCCCTATGAGATGTTTTGTGATCCATTGCTATTTCAATGGAACGTTCAACAATAACATTCCTACGACCAGGGGGGACTATCTTCAGAACTGACTTTGATACTTCACCACTTTCCCCATGTTCAAAATACTCCAAAATTACTGGTTCAAGTTGTTTTTTGAGTTCTATGTTGGGTTCGTCGGGATTCACAACGTGCAGGTATGCACCGTTGTTCATGTTTTCATTGTCATAATTCGGATCATTAATATCTTCGTCTGCTTCGAACAATTCTGAACCAGGTAAACCCCAGACTCCTTTTCCTCCTGCGCCCTTTTTCTTGGGCAAGCCTCGACCGTATCCATTCCTCGAGCGTCTGCTATTTTTCCACAGCCTCGGAGA includes the following:
- the LOC123315285 gene encoding programmed cell death protein 4; this encodes MAHERNEIDIDVDVEEDNEADIDEEVKKELETKSVAGSSDVQSRHKSKKVSSRQVPALNQIHSPRLWKNSRRSRNGYGRGLPKKKGAGGKGVWGLPGSELFEADEDINDPNYDNENMNNGAYLHVVNPDEPNIELKKQLEPVILEYFEHGESGEVSKSVLKIVPPGRRNVIVERSIEIAMDHKTSHRELTSILIADLSNDCINEQAITKAFENILADIDDLVLDIPDAPILIGNFIARAIADECIPPKFIDQTLEKSDGERFQTALKHAKVLINMEHGLSRLHNVWGFGGALRPVKSITKRMILDLKEYIYSRDIEEAARCLKQLEVPHFHHEFVYEAIIMALEANKEDTEEAICQLLSSFAREVLITKDEMERGFKRIYNDLPDIEKDVPRAYFILERFVNRCSKARCLSEAIIQAMPSRGRKRYVSEGDQYTKGSQLKGGLEEDKNSKVNEE